From a region of the Cyclopterus lumpus isolate fCycLum1 chromosome 5, fCycLum1.pri, whole genome shotgun sequence genome:
- the spcs1 gene encoding signal peptidase complex subunit 1 — MLSIFKSIPSHMDYKGQKLAEQIFQGIILISAVIGFVYGLIIEQFGWTVYIVLAGFVISCVLTLPPWPMFRKNPLSWQPTIPEISGESIQKPQESLKKKKHK, encoded by the exons ATGTTGTCGATATTCAAGTCCATTCCCTCGCACATG GATTATAAAGGCCAGAAACTGGCTGAACAGATTTTCCAAGGAATAATACTCATCTCAGCG GTGATTGGGTTTGTGTATGGTCTGATCATTGAACAGTTTGGGTGGACCGTGTACATCGTCTTGGCTGGCTTCGTTATATCCTGTGTG TTGACGCTGCCTCCATGGCCCATGTTCAGGAAGAATCCTCTGTCCTGGCAGCCAACCATACCAGAGATCAGCGGGGAGTCCATCCAAAAACCTCAGGAAAGtctcaagaagaagaaacacaaataa
- the nek4 gene encoding serine/threonine-protein kinase Nek4, translated as MNQYQFIRVVGKGSYGEVDLVKHRADRKQYVVKKLNLTTSSKRERRAAEQEAQLLSRLRHPNIVTYRESWEGDDCQLYIVMGFCEGGDLYHRLKLQKGELLPERQVVEWFVQIAMALQYLHERNILHRDLKTQNIFLTKTNIIKVGDLGIARVLENQNDMASTLIGTPYYMSPELFSNKPYNHKSDVWALGCCVYEMSTLKHAFNAKDMNSLVYRIVEGKLPQMPSRYDLQLGELIQSMLCKRPEDRPDVKLILRQPYIKRQIALFLEATKEKTAKSRKQAGGGGGGGGGGGGGGGGGGAINGPSGVSHRPERSPQPEPFVRGRRKEEKAPVQTPPPPRPPAEALRASTTSLATISNVHVQLQEDEDLTEKPHPMGTEAMTHSVDKDSKGRGKPDPPGQPPLKAGSGGAGERRASNGVLDLRPQATPSPGDAGPVGGEKQMSAVGDNNDTWELLQEAGMQNPKLDPHIHERRPAHRPNRDNMEPVVEVDGKGDTVTLLKGAPTQRRTSGVQERLESTEKLLEPFPPTLEPVREESPIPGGPGPTGGPGPAIQHPTPLSSSSDPSPSRQHRGRGVTPLHGEQSRSKATAPRPLPPPPVESVAGRRRRGTEGQRAGGAPPSSSGGGVLQDRPLSARERRRLRQSGEVSSQPVVGVMRRASYDVSSTKDQHHSAPGIRSASDCITGTRSTSDCITGTRSTSDCITGTRSASDCITGTSCQDKLPGQRSDEDECSSSTSSTERSEGDCRERKAESSDMQDLVHMMTRTLGMETGDGVSEADGAFGSTALPEFKLNRKYRDTLVLHGKAREEVEDLSLGEIPIGSTSGPAKIRRAIEHLRTDVVKGLGVKLLDRVLEIMEVEDDAKRELCLRDQMGAEKYRAYAVMVRQLKFFEDIATNVS; from the exons ATGAACCAGTACCAGTTCATCAGGGTCGTTGGGAAAGGGAGCTACGGGGAGGTGGACTTAGTGAAGCACCGCGCGGACCGGAAGCAG TACGTTGTTAAAAAGCTGAACCTGACCACCTCCTCCAAGCGGGAGCGGCGTGCTGCCGAGCAGGAGGCGCAGCTGCTGTCGCGGCTGCGGCACCCCAACATCGTGACGTACAGGGAGTCGTGGGAAGGAGACGACTGCCAGCTGTACATCGTGATGGGCTTCTGCGAGGGCGGAGACCTTTATCATCGCCTCAAGCTGCAGAAGGGCGAGCTGCTACCCGAGAGGCAGGTGGTGGAGTGGTTTGTCCAGATCGCCATGGCCCTACAG TACCTGCACGAGAGGAACATTCTCCACCGGGACCTCAAGACACAGAACATCTTCTTGACCAAGACCAACATCATCAAGGTCGGGGACCTCGGTATCGCTCGGGTCCTGGAGAACCAGAACGATATGGCCAGCACCCTCATCGGGACCCCGTACTACATGAGCCCGGAGCTCTTCTCCAATAAGCCCTACAACCACAAG TCCGATGTGTGGGCCCTGGGCTGCTGCGTGTATGAAATGTCCACCCTGAAGCACGCCTTCAATGCCAAGGACATGAACTCACTGGTGTATCGCATCGTGGAAGGAAAG ctcccACAGATGCCCAGTAGGTATGACCTCCAGTTGGGAGAGCTGATCCAGAGCATGCTGTGCAAGAGACCTGAAGACCGGCCCGACGTCAAGCTGATCCTCCGGCAGCCCTACATCAAGCGGCAGATCGCTCTGTTCCTCGAGGCCACGAAAGA AAAAACTGCCAAGTCAAGAAAGcaagctggaggaggtggaggtggaggtggaggtggaggtggaggtggaggtggaggtggagccaTCAATGGACCGTCTGGGGTGTCCCATCGGCCTGAGCGAAGCCCCCAGCCGGAGCCCTTTGTCAGAGGGAGGCGG aaagaagagaaagctCCAGTCCAAACACCACCACCCCCCAGACCTCCAGCTGAGGCTCTGAGAGCCAGCACCACGTCCCTGGCAACGATCAGCAACGTTCATgtccagctgcaggaggacgaggaccTGACGGAGAAGCCCCACCCAATGGGTACTGAAGCTATGACTCACAGTGTGGACAAAGACAGCAAGGGGAGAGGGAAGCCAGACCCCCCTGGTCAGCCCCCTCTGAAGGCGGGAtcaggtggagcaggtgagagGAGGGCCTCCAATGGCGTGTTAGACCTTCGTCCACAGGCCACGCCCAGCCCTGGGGACGCAGGTCCTGTCGGGGGGGAGAAACAGATGTCAGCTGTGGGAGATAACAATGATACCTGGGAGCTGCTGCAAGAGGCTGGCATGCAGAACCCCAAGCTGGACCCTCACATCCATGAGAGGAGACCTGCACACAGACCCAACAGAGACAATATGGAGCCAGTTGTGGAAGTGGACGGGAAAGGAGACACCGTTACCCTTCTCAAGGGCGCCCCGACACAACGCCGGACCTCAGGCGTCCAA GAACGCCTGGAATCTACGGAAAAGCTGTTGGAGCCGTTCCCTCCAACTCTG GAGCCGGTTCGAGAGGAGTCTCCCATACCGGGTGGGCCGGGTCCGACCGGTGGGCCGGGTCCGGCCATTCAGCATccaactcctctgtcctcctcatcaGACCCGTCTCCCTCCCGGCAGCACCGAGGGAGGGGCGTCACACCACTCCATGGGGAGCAGAGCCGG TCCAAGGCGACGGCTCCTCGGCctttacctcctcctcctgttgagAGCGTGgccggcaggaggaggaggggcacgGAGGGCCAGAGAGCCGGTGgagcccccccctcctcctctggggGTGGGGTCCTGCAG GACCGGCCTCTGTCtgccagagagagaagaagactgAGGCAGTCCGGGGAGGTCTCCAGCCAGCCAg TTGTTGGTGTTATGAGAAGGGCCTCCTATGACGTCTCCTCCACCAAAGATCAGCACCACAGCGCTCCAGGTATCAGGTCTGCCTCAGACTGCATCACTGGGACCAGGTCTACCTCAGACTGCATCACTGGGACCAGGTCTACCTCAGACTGCATCACTGGGACCAGGTCTGCCTCAGACTGCATCACTGGGACCAGCTGTCAG GATAAGTTGCCGGGGCAACGGTCCGATGAAGACGAGTGCAGCTCGTCCACAAGTTCCACAGAACGTTCGGAGGGAGACTGCAGGGAAAG GAAGGCTGAATCCAGCGACATGCAGGACTTAGTCCACATGATGACCCGGACTCTGGGAATGGAGACCGGAGACGGTGTGAGTGAGGCGGACGGCGCGTTTGGCTCTACGGCGTTACCAGAGTTCAAACTGAACAGGAAGTACAGAGACACTCTGGTGCTTCACGGGAAGGCTcgagaggaagtggaggactTGTCCCTCGGGGAAATACCAATCG GCTCCACGTCTGGTCCGGCCAAGATCCGGAGAGCCATAGAGCACTTGAGGACAGACGTGGTGAAGGGTCTGGGGGTCAAGCTGCTGGACCGGGTCCTGGAAatcatggaggtggaggacgaCGCCAAACGAGAA CTTTGCCTCCGTGACCAGATGGGAGCCGAGAAGTACCGAGCGTACGCCGTGATGGTGAGGCAGCTGAAGTTCTTTGAGGACATTGCCACCAATGTTTCGTGA
- the camk1b gene encoding calcium/calmodulin-dependent protein kinase type 1 isoform X1, whose protein sequence is MSLGDDCHAWKKKTTDVKDQYDFKEVLGTGAFSEVVLAEELKTMRLVAIKCIPKKALEGKESNIENEIAVLHKIKHANIVSLEEIFESKSHLYLVMQLVSGGELFDRIIEKGFYTEKDASKLIQQILDAVKYLHDMGIVHRDLKPENLLYDSMDEDSKIMISDFGLSKIEGSDSVMSTACGTPGYVAPEVLAQKPYSKAVDCWSIGVIAYILLCGYPPFYDENDAKLFEQILKAEYEFDSPYWDDISDSAKDFIVHLMQKDPNARYTCDQALQHPWIAGDTALEKNIHESVSAQIKKNFAKSKWKQAFNATAVVRHMRRLQLGTSNEGPSPTLPEEDGEAGEGSQDVDGGADSMSNCTFRCHPTSRV, encoded by the exons ATGTCGCTGGGGGACGACTGCCACGcctggaagaagaagaccaCCGATGTGAAGGATCAGTACGACTTCAAAGAGGTCCTGGGAAC GGGAGCTTTCTCCGAGGTGGTCCTGGCTGAGGAGCTGAAGACCATGAGGTTGGTGGCTATCAAGTGCATCCCCAAGAAGGCTTTGGAGGGCAAGGAAAGCAACATTGAGAACGAGATAGCAGTCCTGCACAA gaTTAAACACGCCAACATCGTGTCTCTTGAAGAGATATTTGAGAGTAAATCACACCTCTACCTTGTCATGCAACT ggTGTCTGGCGGGGAACTCTTTGACCGTATCATCGAGAAAGGCTTCTACACGGAGAAAGACGCCAGCAAGCTCATTCAGCAGATTCTAGATGCCGTCAAATACCTGCACGACATGGGCATCGTGCACCGTGACCTGAAG CCAGAGAACCTGCTGTACGACAGCATGGACGAAGACTCCAAGATCATGATCAGTGACTTCGGGCTGTCTAAGATTGAGGGCTCTGACAGTGTGATGTCCACCGCTTGTGGAACACCTGGATATGTTG ccCCTGAAGTGTTGGCTCAGAAACCCTACAGCAAAGCAGTGGACTGCTGGTCTATTGGTGTGATAGCTTATATTCT gttgtgTGGTTACCCTCCGTTCTACGACGAGAATGATGCCAAACTATTTGAACAGATCCTGAAGGCAGAATATGAGTTTGATTCTCCTTATTGGGATGATATCTCTGATTCAG ctAAAGACTTCATAGTCCACCTGATGCAGAAAGACCCCAACGCACGATACACCTGTGATCAGGCTCTGCAGCACCCCTG GATTGCTGGCGATACGGCTTTGGAGAAGAACATCCACGAGTCTGTCAGTGCTCAGATCAAGAAGAACTTTGCGAAGAGCAAGTGGAAG CAAGCATTCAACGCCACAGCAGTGGTCCGTCACATGAGGCGTCTCCAGCTGGGCACCAGTAACGAGGGGCCCAGCCCCACCCTGccggaggaggatggag aggCTGGTGAGGGCTCCCAGGATGTGGATGGAGGAGCTGACTCCATGTCCAACTGCACCTTCCGCTGCCACCCCACCAGCAGGGTGTGA
- the camk1b gene encoding calcium/calmodulin-dependent protein kinase type 1 isoform X2: protein MRLVAIKCIPKKALEGKESNIENEIAVLHKIKHANIVSLEEIFESKSHLYLVMQLVSGGELFDRIIEKGFYTEKDASKLIQQILDAVKYLHDMGIVHRDLKPENLLYDSMDEDSKIMISDFGLSKIEGSDSVMSTACGTPGYVAPEVLAQKPYSKAVDCWSIGVIAYILLCGYPPFYDENDAKLFEQILKAEYEFDSPYWDDISDSAKDFIVHLMQKDPNARYTCDQALQHPWIAGDTALEKNIHESVSAQIKKNFAKSKWKQAFNATAVVRHMRRLQLGTSNEGPSPTLPEEDGEAGEGSQDVDGGADSMSNCTFRCHPTSRV from the exons ATGAGGTTGGTGGCTATCAAGTGCATCCCCAAGAAGGCTTTGGAGGGCAAGGAAAGCAACATTGAGAACGAGATAGCAGTCCTGCACAA gaTTAAACACGCCAACATCGTGTCTCTTGAAGAGATATTTGAGAGTAAATCACACCTCTACCTTGTCATGCAACT ggTGTCTGGCGGGGAACTCTTTGACCGTATCATCGAGAAAGGCTTCTACACGGAGAAAGACGCCAGCAAGCTCATTCAGCAGATTCTAGATGCCGTCAAATACCTGCACGACATGGGCATCGTGCACCGTGACCTGAAG CCAGAGAACCTGCTGTACGACAGCATGGACGAAGACTCCAAGATCATGATCAGTGACTTCGGGCTGTCTAAGATTGAGGGCTCTGACAGTGTGATGTCCACCGCTTGTGGAACACCTGGATATGTTG ccCCTGAAGTGTTGGCTCAGAAACCCTACAGCAAAGCAGTGGACTGCTGGTCTATTGGTGTGATAGCTTATATTCT gttgtgTGGTTACCCTCCGTTCTACGACGAGAATGATGCCAAACTATTTGAACAGATCCTGAAGGCAGAATATGAGTTTGATTCTCCTTATTGGGATGATATCTCTGATTCAG ctAAAGACTTCATAGTCCACCTGATGCAGAAAGACCCCAACGCACGATACACCTGTGATCAGGCTCTGCAGCACCCCTG GATTGCTGGCGATACGGCTTTGGAGAAGAACATCCACGAGTCTGTCAGTGCTCAGATCAAGAAGAACTTTGCGAAGAGCAAGTGGAAG CAAGCATTCAACGCCACAGCAGTGGTCCGTCACATGAGGCGTCTCCAGCTGGGCACCAGTAACGAGGGGCCCAGCCCCACCCTGccggaggaggatggag aggCTGGTGAGGGCTCCCAGGATGTGGATGGAGGAGCTGACTCCATGTCCAACTGCACCTTCCGCTGCCACCCCACCAGCAGGGTGTGA